The following coding sequences are from one Aethina tumida isolate Nest 87 chromosome 2, icAetTumi1.1, whole genome shotgun sequence window:
- the LOC109599260 gene encoding toll-like receptor 6, with translation MATDHICVILVLLIACTRAQSDNNDCSKSYLDNALKSVRETHGNTTLWSKLSEREPPEAVATFEVQRHQYVLHICKWKLPLHKQEYVLSNIGLIYIEPEAFPTNNSTYVVDLHKNYLESIRYGVFSNTGIIALNLSHNDIEYIDQSAFDNMKHLEILDLNHNKLRNWHSNFFTNSYNVRHVHASNNLISYLPGYILKNFKCGYLKDTSSMKLSFASILTMAAHESFCSLDFSRNRISGVSDNAFANRTKFGYINLSGNKIKSVPPIWLEDFKMVSFNLSENRIKELSFETKKKLHACILCNMTL, from the exons ATGGCGACGGACCACATTTGTGTTATACTGGTGCTGTTAATTGCGTGTACGCGCGCCCAATCCGACAATAACGACTGCTCAAAAAGTTACTTGGACAACGCTTTAAAATCCGTGAGGGAGACACATGGAAACACCACCTTGTGGTCGAAATTATCGGAACGTGAGCCACCGGAAGCTGTCGCCACGTTCGAAGTGCAGCGACATCAGTACGTTCTGCACATCTGCAAGTGGAAGTTGCCGTTGCACAAGCAGGAATACGTACTCTCGAATATCGGGCTGATCTACATCGAACCGGAAGCCTTTCCCACCAATAACAGCACGTATGTCGTCGATTTGCACAAGAATTACCTCGAATCCATCCGGTATGGGGTCTTCAGCAACACAG GTATAATTGCCCTAAACCTGAGCCACAATGATATCGAATACATAGACCAGTCCGCCTTCGATAACATGAAACATCTGGAAATCCTGGACCTAAATCACAACAAGCTTCGCAATTGGCATTCGAACTTTTTCACCAACAGTTACAACGTTCGTCACGTTCACGCCAGCAACAATCTCATCAGCTACTTGCCCGGATATATTCTTAAGAATTTCAAATGTGGTTACCTCAAAGACACGTCTTCGATGAAGTTGTCCTTCGCCAGTATTTTAACTATGGCGGCGCATGAAAGTTTCTGCTCCTTGGACTTTTCGAGGAACAGGATTTCAGGTGTTTCCGACAACGCTTTTGCAAACAGGACCAAATTcggttatattaatttgtccgGAAACAAGATTAAGTCAGTGCCGCCAATTTGGCTGGAAGATTTCAAAATGGTCTCGTTTAATTTGTCCGAGAATAGAATTAAGGAGTTGTCGTTCGAAACCAAAAAGAAGTTGCATGCGTGTATTTTGTGTAACATGACACTTTAG
- the LOC109599253 gene encoding apyrase-like, whose amino-acid sequence MLQSTVNSTDDFFKLSIVHMNDFHSRFEETNLKGNPCDTNCVGGFSRLYKQIVDIKEKNTDIVLLNAGDNFQGTIWYNIHNWTVVSHFLNKLPFDAMTLGNHEFDNDIKGVVPFIKSSNFPVVVSNIDTSLEPSFQNITTKSVVIERQGRKIGLIGVITKSAAQISNAGKLIFLDESESINAEAERLVKEEGVFTNIVISHCGYDVEKVLAKQAKHKISLIVGGHSHSYLGDDEQFKPEGSYPTVIKRDVDGATVLVTQASSHSRHLGNIDVYFDSLGNVVNWTGSAIFLSHHLLQDEQINEELKPWKATIESIEGQIFGTTKVPLEKKECKYEECLFGNLVTDLMVYSYVNKEDPQCPSCWTYASIALFNPGGFRANIKVGDITYRDIATAQPFKNTFDVSDIEGKYIKEIFETVAGTNYDNGNAFVSINMLQIAGVQVVIDLNKEPGRRVQSLKIRCRNCTTPVYEDLDEGKIYRILTPSFLTKGGDGFQIISENIKNTQLGEEFDLDIYERYLKSYSPIFQEIFGRIHIIGSEKIKKRHIE is encoded by the exons ATGTTACAATCAACAGTTAATTCTACTGATGActtctttaaattatcaattgtgCACATGAACGATTTTCATTCCAG ATTTGAGGAGACTAATCTGAAAGGAAATCCTTGCGACACAAATTGCGTTGGAGGCTTCTCTAGATTGTACAAACAAATTGTCgatattaaagaaaagaataCCGACATAGTTTTACTAAATGCCGGCGATAATTTTCAAGGCACTATATggtataatattcataattggaCTGTCGTCAGCCACTTTCTTAATAAACTTCCTTTTGATGCGATG ACCTTGGGAAACCATGAATTTGACAACGACATTAAAGGAGTGGTTCCTTTCATAAAATCTTCTAATTTTCCGGTTGTAGTCTCTAACATAGACACCAGTTTAGAACCGTCCTTCCAAAACATTACTACGAAGAGTGTTGTAATTGAAAGACAAGGCAGAAAAATAGGTTTAATAGGCGTCATTACAAAATCAGCAGCC CAAATATCTAATGCTGGTAAACTAATATTCCTAGATGAATCCGAAAGCATAAACGCCGAAGCAGAACGGTTGGTCAAAGAGGAAGGCGTCTTCACCAATATCGTAATATCACATTGTGGATACGATGTTGAAAAAGTTTTAGCTAAGCAAGCCAAACACAAGATAAGCTTAATCGTTGGTGGACATTCCCACTCATACCTTGGAG atGATGAGCAGTTTAAACCAGAAGGATCTTATCCAACTGTTATCAAAAGGGATGTTGATGGAGCCACAGTTTTAGTAACTCAAGCATCATCACATAGCAGACATCTTGGTAACATAGATGTTTACTTCGATTCATTGGGAAATGTAGTTAATTGGACCGGTTCTGCAATATTCTTAAGCCATCATCTACTTCAAG ATGAGCAAATAAATGAGGAGCTCAAGCCGTGGAAAGCTACAATAGAATCCATCGAAGGTCAAATATTTGGCACAACTAAGGTACCTTTAGAGAAAAAGGAGTGCAAGTATGAAGAATGTTTATTCGGTAACTTGGTGACTGACCTAATGGTTTACAgt taCGTTAATAAGGAAGATCCTCAATGCCCAAGTTGTTGGACTTATGCCTCCATTGCTTTATTTAATCCAGGAGGATTCAGAGCAAATATTAAAGTTGGAg ATATAACGTACAGAGATATAGCCACAGCTCAACCTTTTAAGAACACGTTTGACGTCAGCGACATTGAAGGAAAAtacattaaagaaatatttgaaactgtTGCTGGCACCAATTACGACAACGGAAATGCTTTCGTTAGCATTAACATGTTACAAATCGCAGGAGTTCAAGTTGTCATCGACTTAAATAAAGAACCAGGAAGAAGAGTACAATCGCTAAAAATAAGATGTAGAAACTGCACCACACCAGTTTATGAGGATTTAGACGAAggcaaaatttatagaattttgacGCCTTCTTTCTTGACCAAGGGAGGTGACGGCTTCCAAATTATTTCCGAGAATATCAAGAATACCCAACTTGGCGAAGAGTTTGACTTGGACATTTACGAAAGATACTTAAAAAGTTATTCACCAATTTTCCAAGAAATTTTTGGTAGAATTCATATTATAGGCtcagaaaaaattaagaaacgtcacattgaataa